The Pseudomonadota bacterium genome includes the window CCGGGTCATGACCCGGTCCTGGCCGATCAGGATCAGGCCGGTCCTTTCGACGACGTCCTTGCGGTATTGGTATTCGAATTCAAGGGTTTTTTTGCGCAGGTTGTAACTCATGCACATCCAGATCAGGCCGAAAATCACGGCCGCCGCGAAGAGCACGGCCAGCCCGATAAACGAATAGTGGGCCGTGCGTTCGCCGACATGACCGAGAATGGCCAGGATGTCATTGAGTTTGTAGGCGAGAGCGGAAAGCGCCAGCAGGCAGAGCAGTCCTAGGAGAAATGGTACCTGGCGGATAACATAGAGAAAGGCGTGAAATTTATGGATGCGGCCACGGGTCTCCAGGGTCGCCGGCAAAAGTTCTCCGCTGTCGCCGGGCGGAGGTTGATGGCCGAAAAGGTAGCGGTCGAAGCTGATAACGATAACGCCGAGCAAAAAGGTAATGACCAGCGGGGTGATGAAGGCGGAGAAAAAATAGGATTTCCAGGGAAAGGGAACATTTTCCGGGCCCAGTTGACTCAGAAAGCTGACAAAGAAGATGAAGCCCTCGATGACGCAGATGGTAATCAGGTAGGTGCGGAAAAGATCCTTGAGTTCTTCTCTTTCAAAGAGCGCGGCGATGCCTTTAAGCTGCGGGCGTGGTTTTTTCTGAACAGCCTGGTTGTCCCGGCGCTCGGTGCCCCGGTCGGACTTGGTTTTCTCGCGCGCTTTCGGTTGCGCCGGAGCACGGTTTGCGGTGGCCGTGGTTTTTTCCTGGGCGGAGCTGACGGTCGGTTCCGGCTGTCTTTGCGGCATCGATAAACTCGGTTGGCGGGATGGCGGTTTCCCGGGCTAGGATTTAAACTCGAGGTTTCCTATCATTCACCATGATTTGCTGTCAAGGGGAATGTCCGGTTTCGCTCGCTTCGGGAAGAAGACCGTGATTGACAAGTCGGGCGCGGCGGCGTAAAGGGGGCATGAGGCCGCCGGAAAGCGGCACAACCGGCAAACACTCAGGAAGGCTTGACCGTGCGCAGAGTTACGAAAAGTTGGTGGTGGATGGTTCTGGTGCTGATGCTCCAGGGCTGCGCGGTTTCGGAAAAGACCCGCGAGTTGATTTCCCCGGTTAGTTTGCCCCGGCCCGCGGCCGCGCACCAGGCGGCCTACCTCGGGCTTTTTAACGCCGGAGAAAATTTTCGGTTGCATGAAATCCGGGCCCGGATTCTGGTGGTCGAGGTGTTTCAGAGTGCGTGCTCCCTTTGCCGGCATCAGGTGGATACGTTGAGGGAGCTTTACCTTCTGCTTGAGCGGGAGGCGTTAAGCGGCATGGTCAAGATCATCGGCCTGGGCTACGGCGATGACCTGCTCGCGGTTGAAGAGTTCGCGAGGCGTTCGGCTCTGCCCTATCCTTTGTTTGCCGATCCGCGCGGGGAGTATGTCGGAGTAGACGAGATTCCGGTCCTTTTTGTGCTGGCCTTGAGTCCGGAGGGGGCAAGGGTCTTATATGAGTTTCACGGCCCGCAGCCGTCGGCCGCAGGGCTAATCAAGCTGATTCGCCAAGCCCTGGCCGACTGAGGCCGGTGTTCCGCCGTCGTTTGGCGAACTGGGCGAAGGTTTGGCAAAAAAGGATTTATATGCTATAGCTGGGGATCGTTTTAACGTGGCTGGTTTTAATCTTTCAAGGAGAGTGAACATGAGTTATGAGAACGTGTTAGTGGAGGTGCTGGGTGATTTTGTCGGGGAAATAACCCTTAATCGACCCCAGAATATGAATACCTTCAGTCTGCCCCTGGCCCGGGAACTGAATCAGGCCCTGCTGGAACTCGATGGCCGCGATGATGTCCGGGCGATTATTCTCAAAGGGGCGGGCAAGGCCTTTTGCGCCGGAATCGATGTCAGCGATTTCTTCGGCAAGACGGCGATGGAGTATAAGGCGTGGATTGAAACCATGGAGACGCCGTTGGTCAATATGAGCCGGATGAAAAAACCGGTGCTTGCTCAGGTGCACGGCGTGGCGGCTGCCAACGGCGCCGGACTGGTCGCGGCCGCTGATCTCGCGGTGATGGCGGAAAGCGCCCGTTTTGGGCTGACGGCCATCAATGTCGGTCTGAATTGCATTGGCCCGGTAGTGCCGGTGAGCAAGATTGTGGGCCGGAAAAAAACCCTGGAACTGCTTTTTGACGGTCAGCTGATCAAGTCCGGTGAAGCTCTGCGTCTGGGTCTGGTCAATCGGGTGATCGCCGATGACGAGCTTGAAGCCGAAACCCGTAAATGGGCGGCGGAACTGGCGAAAAAGAGTCCGATTGCCTTACAGATCGCCAAGTCCGCCTTTTATGGCGCCGCCGATCAGGATTACTATAAAGCTTTTGAGTATATGAATGAAGCTTTCGCGCGCATGTGCACGACCGAAGATGCGGCCGAGGGTATTCGGGCCTTTATGGAAAAGCGGGCTCCCCAATGGCAGGAAAAATAAATCGGCTTGCCGCCGTCAGGTTAAGGAGTGCCTGTGCGTCGGAAAGCCGAGCCGGTTAAAACCTGGCTGAGGCTTTTGCCGGGCCGGGCCGGTTTTTCAACAAAGGTCGACCGGAAATCTGATTTTTCCGGTCGACCTTTGTTATTGCCGGTTCAGGGCTTTGACAAAGGCGGCTGCTTTAGTCTGGGTTTCGCGGTATTCGTCAGCGGGGTCGGAGTCGGCAACGATGCCACCGCCGACCTGAAAGTAGAGCTGGTGGTTGCAGGCGATGGCGGTGCGGATGGCGATATTGAAGTCGAGGTCGCCGGAAAAATCAAAATAGCCGATGGAACCGGTATAGACTCCGCGACAGGTCGGTTCGAGTTCGTCGATAATCTCCATCGAACGCAGTTTGGGCGCCCCGGTGATGGAGCCTCCGGGAAAGGAGTTGACCAGACAGTCACAGCTGCTTTTCCCGGGCCGAATCCGGGCCGCTACGGTTGAGACCAGGTGGTGCACATTGGCGTAACTCTCAAGGATCTGCATTTCCGGGACCTGAACGCTGCCGTAAGCCGCGATGCGGCCCAGATCGTTGCGTTCCAGATCGACAATCATGATATGCTCGGCCCGGTCTTTGGGGCTGTGCAGTAACTCCCGACCCAGGGCGGCATCTTCGTCCGGGTTGGTTCCGCGGGGCCGGGTACCCTTGATGGGCCGGGTTTCAATGTAGTCGCCCCTGATCAGCAGGTAACGTTCCGGCGAATTGCTCATGATGCAATGGTAGCCGGTTTCCAGGTAGGCGCCAAATGGGGCCGGGCTTAAACTGCGGAAATGGAGATAAAAGTCCCGGCAGGAACCGGTAAAGGGCGTGCGGAAGCGTTGTGACAGGTTGACCTGGTAAATATCGCCGGCGGCGATATAGGCCAGCGCCCTGGTGACGGCCTGCCGGTAGGTGGTAAAGGAAAAATTGGCGCTGAGGGGGACCGCTCCGGTAACGATGCGGCCGGGGTCGGCGAGCGGTTTTTTTGTCGGTTGCCGGGCCCGGGCGACGGTTTCCCGGAGTTCGGCCAGGCGCTGGTGCGCGCGCAGGTGGGCGGCGGCGGTGGTTTTTTCCGGCAGGCCGGAGGACACCAGCCAGGCTTTGCCGTCAAGATGGTCGATGGCGATCAGGGCGTCATAGGCGCCGAAAAAGGCGTCCGGCATCTGCAGGTCGTTGAGCGTGGTTTGAGGGAAGTTTTCGATCTGGTGGCCGAGTTCATAGCCGAGATAGCCGATCAGGCCGCTTTCGAAAGGCAGAAAGCCGCTTTCCTTGGGTCGCCGCCAGCGTTTCTGCAGGCGGTCGAGAAAAGGGAAAAATGGTTCGCTGCCGACGCGCCGCTCGCCGTTTAAGCAGTTTTCTTCGATGATTTTGCCGTTGACGGCGATGACTTTAAGGAAAGGATCGGCGGCGAGAAAGGAAAAGCGTCCCAGCCCGACCGCATCGACATTGGCGTCGAGCCAGGCCGGGCATGGTTTCTCCGCCAGGCTGCGAAAAAGAGCCGCCGGCGAGGGCGGATTGTCTATTGGTTCAATGATCAGCATGGCGCGGCACCTTAGACCAAAGCGTGGGCGGCTGTCAAGCGCGGGTTTCGTGACGGTCTGCCGGTGGTGAAGGTTTGTCACGGCCGTCGGGGATTGTTTTGCGGGTCCGGTTTTCGTCGCTCTTTGCCGCCGGCGCGAAAAAGGCCCGGCGGAGGTCCCGGGCGGCTCGAAAGCCGGGAAAGAGGAGCATGAGTCCCGCGATCAAAACGGGCAGTCGGGGATGGCGGGTGAAAAAGGTGGGCTGCTTTTCCAGCTGGATGACGGCTTCCAGGCTGCCTTCCCGGTTCAGCTCAAGGCATTGTTCCAATTGGCCTTGAGGGGTGATGATGGCCGAGATGCCGGTAATCGCGCAGCGAACGATGTAGCAGTTGTTTTCGAGGGCCCGCGGCCGCAGATTTTTCAGGTGCTGGCGGGGGCCGGGGGAATCGCCGAACCAGGCGTCGTTGGTCAGGTTGACGAGAAGATCGGCGCCCTGGTTGAAAAAATTCGCGGTAAAGGCGGGGAACACCCCCTCGAAACAGACTGACGGAGCGATTTTTATGGTTTTCCCGGGTGCCTCGGGGTTGCCGGCCAGTTCAAGTGTGAAATTGGTCTGTTTGCGCCCGGCGCTGTAATCCAGGCCCGGCACCAGTTTGCCGATAAAAGGGAACAGGGTTGTCAGAGGAGTGAATTCGCCGTAGGGCACCAGCTTGATTTTGTCATAAACCTGAACCCCTGCCGGTGAGAACAGGAAGATTGAATTATATAATTTTGGGGGCTCGCCGAAAGCGCGGGCCGGGCTGCGGGGGGCGCCGAGCATCAGGCTGAAGCGCTTGTCCCGCACCAGCTTTTCAAGTCGGGTGAAGACCGCGCTTTCCGGTTCCAGCAGCAGGGGGAGCGAGGCTTCGGGCCAGATGACCAGATCCGGGCGAAAAGTCAGGCTGTCTTCGGTCAGGCGCAGCATCTTTTCAATAATGGCGGCCCGGTTTTGCGGCCGCCATTTATCCTTCTGGGCGATGTTGGGCTGCAGGACCACCAGGCGCAGGGTGGCTGAGGAAAGCCCTGATCCGGTCGAAGAGGAGCGGGGGTGGGGATCGTTCTTGTCGGACAGCAGCCCGGGAGCGGCGATCAGGGCGGCGGCGAACAAGAGATGGAGGACCAGTCCGAAGTAGGCCTTTTTCCGCAGAAAGACGAGGCCGAAATAAAGACTGAGGTTGCCGGCGACGACCAGGGCCGAAAGCAGGCGGATGCCGCCGCCGGCATACAGGGCCGCGGCCAGGGGATTGTCAAGCTGAGTCAGCCCCAGGGGATGCCAGGGGAAACCACCGAGGAACAGGGCGCGCAGCTCTTCCAGTAAAAGCCAGGCCGCAGCCCCGGTAAGCACGGCCGAGATTGAGGCTGGGCCGGAGTCGAGGTCGCGATGCCGGCTCAGCCAGTGCCAGAACGAGGTGAACAACGCCGGCCAGATTCCCATGTAAAGAGCCAGCAGGATCATCAGGAACATGACCAGCCCGGAGGGCAGGTTGGTGAATCCGGCAATCGAATTGGTAACCCAGTAAAGCTCGATAAAATAAAAGGTAAAACCGCTCAGCAGTCCGAGTGCTCCAGCCTGCTTGCGGGTGAGGTGGTGGTGGCGCAGCATGGCGAGCCACGGGAGGAAAGCTCCGAAAGCCCAGACCCAGCTGTAAGGGGTGGAGGTGAAGGCGAGATAAAACAGCAGGCTGGACAGCGCTGCCGCCGACAGAAAGATGAACAGAATCACTGGCCGGAGGGCGGGTTCTGACCCTGGTCGGCGGGACCTGGCGACGGCTGGTGCCACTCTTCGGGTTGAGCCTCATTGACGGTCACGGGCTGGGTTGCGAGGGTTTCGGCGCCCGGCTCGGTTTCGGTGATGCGGCGCAGGCGTACCCTTTTAACCCGACGGTTGTCGGCGTTTTCAACCGTCAGGGAGAGGTTCTTGTAGACGAAGTTTTCCTTGGTTTGCGGAATGGTGCCGCTTAAAAAGATCACCAAGCCGCCAACGCTTTCAAATTTCCCGCGATTATCGATTTCCAGATCGAAAAGCTCCTCGATCTCTTCGATTTCGGTTTTGCCGTTAACCAGATAGGAGCCGTCAGCAAGCTGTTCGATCAGCTTCTCGCTTTCCGCGACCGAATGATGCTCTTCACAGATTTTACCGATGATCTCCTCGACCAGGTCGCTGATGGTTACCAGGCCGGAAGTGCCGCCGTATTCGTCGACCGCGACAGCGATATGGATTCCCTTGAGTCGAAATTCCTGCAACAGTTCGCTGATCTTTTTAGTTTCCGGAACAAAATAGACCGGTCGCATGATGTCGCGCGGGTGCAACAGGCTTAAATCCTGATCCAGATGTTTGAGGATGTCTTTGACATGCAGAATGCCGATTATCTGATCAAGATTGTGATGAAAGATCGGATAGCGGGAGAAATCCTTTTTGATGATGGTTTCCATGCTCTCGCTGAGGCTGCGATCCGCCGCGATGGCGGTAAATTCGGTTCGCGGCACCATGACCTCCTGGACCTGGGTCTCCTTAAGCTGAAAGACACCGCTCAGCATTTCATGGGTGTCATCGGAAATCGCTCCGGTTTCACCGCTGGCATTGATGATTTCAAACAGTTCCGCTTCCGTCGGCGGGCTTTCATGGTCACTTTGAAAGAACCTTTTTAATCGTTCCAGTAAGCCTTTTTCCCTATCGGCCACCCCCTCCTCCGTATCCTTATCGTGTTTTCTCGTTGTCTGAGCTTGGGTTTTCTGTGAAGTTTCTGGAATAGTCTTTTGCTAAATAGGGTTGTCGCGGACGTAAGTCAAGTATATTTGAAACTGCCGGGGTAAAAATTTTTCCGTAAGATTTAGGCTTGCCGTTTTTTCGGCTAATATGGTATGGGGCCGTTTCGAAGTCTTTAATTTTACAATCCCCTCATCCGGGCAGGTTTTTTGTCAATTTCCGAGGTCTCTGTCACTCCCGATCCCTGTCGGTATCGGCGGGTTCTGATTATTCGTTTGAGCGCGATCGGCGATGTTCTGCGGACCCTGCCGGCAGTAAATGCCTGGCGGAAAGCTTGTCCGCAAACCTGTTTTACCTGGTTGGTCGAACCGGCGGCGGCTTCGCTTCTGGAGGGGCATCCGGCATTGGAACAGGTGCTGGTTTTTGACCGGGGACTTTGGTCCGCAGGCTGGCGTTCTCCCCGCCGCCTGGGTCGGGGATTGAGGGCTTTGTGGGTTTTGCTGAAAACTTTGCGGGCGCAGAAATTTGATCTGGTCGTGGACGCGCACGGCATTTTGAAGAGCGCCCTGCTGGCTTGGCTGAGCGGGGCCCGTGAGCGGGTTGGTTTTGCCCGGCCGGACGCCAAGGAGGGCGGGCAGTTTTTTTATCAGCGCGGTTTCAAACCGACCAGCGCGGAGCTGAACCGGGTTGACCGGGCCTTGCAGCTGGTGTCTTTTTTGGGCGTTGCGCCGGCCGGGCCACCTCGTTATTGCCTGGCGTTGACGGCCGGCCACCGGCAAGCGGCGGCGGCATCGTTGTGGGAACTTAATCAACTGCCGGGTAACGGCCCTGTGCTGGTGCTGCATCCCGGCAGTAGTCCCAAAACCGCTTATAAACGCTGGCCTTGCAACAGTTATGTAGGTTTGATTAACGTGCTGGTCGAAAAACTTGCCGCTCGGGTGTTGCTGACCTGGGGGCCGGGTGAGCGCGAAACCGTGGAGCTGATCGCCGGGTTGGTCCGGGTGCCCGTGGTGGTTGCCCAGAAAACCGCGTCGTTGCTTGAGCTGGCCGCCATGTTCGCGGCCTGCGATCTTTTTATCGGCGGTGATACCGGTCCCATGCATCTGGCGGCGGCGGTGGGGACGCCGGTGGTCGCCATTTTCGGTCCCACGCACCCGCAGGTCAACGCTCCCCGCGGGGTTCC containing:
- a CDS encoding redoxin domain-containing protein, which translates into the protein MRRVTKSWWWMVLVLMLQGCAVSEKTRELISPVSLPRPAAAHQAAYLGLFNAGENFRLHEIRARILVVEVFQSACSLCRHQVDTLRELYLLLEREALSGMVKIIGLGYGDDLLAVEEFARRSALPYPLFADPRGEYVGVDEIPVLFVLALSPEGARVLYEFHGPQPSAAGLIKLIRQALAD
- a CDS encoding enoyl-CoA hydratase/isomerase family protein; protein product: MSYENVLVEVLGDFVGEITLNRPQNMNTFSLPLARELNQALLELDGRDDVRAIILKGAGKAFCAGIDVSDFFGKTAMEYKAWIETMETPLVNMSRMKKPVLAQVHGVAAANGAGLVAAADLAVMAESARFGLTAINVGLNCIGPVVPVSKIVGRKKTLELLFDGQLIKSGEALRLGLVNRVIADDELEAETRKWAAELAKKSPIALQIAKSAFYGAADQDYYKAFEYMNEAFARMCTTEDAAEGIRAFMEKRAPQWQEK
- the pabB gene encoding aminodeoxychorismate synthase component I, yielding MLIIEPIDNPPSPAALFRSLAEKPCPAWLDANVDAVGLGRFSFLAADPFLKVIAVNGKIIEENCLNGERRVGSEPFFPFLDRLQKRWRRPKESGFLPFESGLIGYLGYELGHQIENFPQTTLNDLQMPDAFFGAYDALIAIDHLDGKAWLVSSGLPEKTTAAAHLRAHQRLAELRETVARARQPTKKPLADPGRIVTGAVPLSANFSFTTYRQAVTRALAYIAAGDIYQVNLSQRFRTPFTGSCRDFYLHFRSLSPAPFGAYLETGYHCIMSNSPERYLLIRGDYIETRPIKGTRPRGTNPDEDAALGRELLHSPKDRAEHIMIVDLERNDLGRIAAYGSVQVPEMQILESYANVHHLVSTVAARIRPGKSSCDCLVNSFPGGSITGAPKLRSMEIIDELEPTCRGVYTGSIGYFDFSGDLDFNIAIRTAIACNHQLYFQVGGGIVADSDPADEYRETQTKAAAFVKALNRQ
- the lnt gene encoding apolipoprotein N-acyltransferase, whose translation is MILFIFLSAAALSSLLFYLAFTSTPYSWVWAFGAFLPWLAMLRHHHLTRKQAGALGLLSGFTFYFIELYWVTNSIAGFTNLPSGLVMFLMILLALYMGIWPALFTSFWHWLSRHRDLDSGPASISAVLTGAAAWLLLEELRALFLGGFPWHPLGLTQLDNPLAAALYAGGGIRLLSALVVAGNLSLYFGLVFLRKKAYFGLVLHLLFAAALIAAPGLLSDKNDPHPRSSSTGSGLSSATLRLVVLQPNIAQKDKWRPQNRAAIIEKMLRLTEDSLTFRPDLVIWPEASLPLLLEPESAVFTRLEKLVRDKRFSLMLGAPRSPARAFGEPPKLYNSIFLFSPAGVQVYDKIKLVPYGEFTPLTTLFPFIGKLVPGLDYSAGRKQTNFTLELAGNPEAPGKTIKIAPSVCFEGVFPAFTANFFNQGADLLVNLTNDAWFGDSPGPRQHLKNLRPRALENNCYIVRCAITGISAIITPQGQLEQCLELNREGSLEAVIQLEKQPTFFTRHPRLPVLIAGLMLLFPGFRAARDLRRAFFAPAAKSDENRTRKTIPDGRDKPSPPADRHETRA
- a CDS encoding HlyC/CorC family transporter, with the protein product MADREKGLLERLKRFFQSDHESPPTEAELFEIINASGETGAISDDTHEMLSGVFQLKETQVQEVMVPRTEFTAIAADRSLSESMETIIKKDFSRYPIFHHNLDQIIGILHVKDILKHLDQDLSLLHPRDIMRPVYFVPETKKISELLQEFRLKGIHIAVAVDEYGGTSGLVTISDLVEEIIGKICEEHHSVAESEKLIEQLADGSYLVNGKTEIEEIEELFDLEIDNRGKFESVGGLVIFLSGTIPQTKENFVYKNLSLTVENADNRRVKRVRLRRITETEPGAETLATQPVTVNEAQPEEWHQPSPGPADQGQNPPSGQ
- a CDS encoding lipopolysaccharide heptosyltransferase family protein, whose amino-acid sequence is MRAGFLSISEVSVTPDPCRYRRVLIIRLSAIGDVLRTLPAVNAWRKACPQTCFTWLVEPAAASLLEGHPALEQVLVFDRGLWSAGWRSPRRLGRGLRALWVLLKTLRAQKFDLVVDAHGILKSALLAWLSGARERVGFARPDAKEGGQFFYQRGFKPTSAELNRVDRALQLVSFLGVAPAGPPRYCLALTAGHRQAAAASLWELNQLPGNGPVLVLHPGSSPKTAYKRWPCNSYVGLINVLVEKLAARVLLTWGPGERETVELIAGLVRVPVVVAQKTASLLELAAMFAACDLFIGGDTGPMHLAAAVGTPVVAIFGPTHPQVNAPRGVPWRLVRYPLFCSPCRKRSCKSRLCLEAVGWRRVLAEVEGLLQDEVSKVYER